Part of the Nostoc sp. ATCC 53789 genome, GTAAGCTTTTAGAGCGACGGTCTTCTGTGCGATCGTTTGATAAGTCGGTCATGCCAATGATCACATTAGCTCAGTTGCTTGATGCAGGATGCGGTCTCAATGGGCTGCGTCAAACAGATGGTTATACCTATGAAGCCCGAAACTCACCGTCTGCGGGAGGACTTTATCCGATTGAGATTTTTGTATCGACACAAGCGGTAGAAGGTTTAGCAGATGGATTATATCACTACGAACCACGCGGTCATGGCTTACATCGGGTGAATGATGCAGTACCAACAGACTTTGTAGAATCTTTATTGCAGCAGGATTACATTGTAAATGCCAATGCTCTGTTTCTGTTCACATCTGTTTTTATGCGCTCAATGTGCAAATACGGTGCGCGTGGCTACCGTTTTGCACTTTTGGAAACTGGTCATCAAGCTGAAAATATATGTCTAATGGCTGTGCAATTGGGGCTGGATAGTCTGTGCATAGGTGGATTCTATGATATGAGTCTGAACGCCATGTTGGGTATTGATGGGAAGCGCCATGCGGCACTTTATTGTGTCGCCGTCGGTACTGCGAAGAAGTAGTGTGCGCCAAGTTCCCTGCCCCATTCCCCTTGCCTCTTCGTTGACTTAAATACCTCTTAATGCAGCTATGGGATCGAGTCGTGCTGCTTTTCTGGCTGGCGCTACACCAAAGATTAGACCAATGCTACCAGAAACGCTGGCTGTGAGAAATATTGCTCCTATTGGTACTGATGGTTGTAAGGGGGAGAACATAGCAACTATAAGTGCGCCACTAACGCCAATACCAGTTCCGACTAAACCGCCTGCTACGGACAGGATAATCGCCTCAATTAAGAATTGGGTAAGAATTGCTTTTTCTGTTGCGCCTATTGCTTTGCGTAGTCCAATTTCTTGGGTACGTTCGGTGACAGAAACTAGCATAATGTTCATGATGCCAATTCCACCAACGAATAAAGATATACCTGCGATCGCCGCCAAGACTAAACTTAAATTTATCGTCACTTGATTGATCAAGTCTTGGACTGACTTATTGGCGGCAACTGTGAAATCTTTTCTGCCCCGTCTGCGTGTCAGAATATTAATTGTTTGAAATGCCGCTGCGCGAATGCTATCTTGATTTTTTGCTGACAGTTCTAAGTAGTCGATGGGAATACCATTAGGCGATCGCCTACCCACTAGCTGATCTGCCATAGTACTAATTGGCACGTAAGCTATATCATCGGGGTTATCCCCCATAAATGCACCTTTAGCTTGCATAATCCCAATAACTTGAAAACTCAAGTTATTCATCTGTAGTAACTGACCGATGGGATTTTCATTACCAAAAAGTTTCCGCGCAACTACTGGCCCTAAAATCACCACCTGAGAATTTTGATTTAGCTCGATAGGGTCAAAAAAACGGCCTTGATGTACCTGGAGATTGCGGACATAAAGAATTCCTGGCGTTGTACCTGTAACATTAACTTTACTGATGCGTCCCTGACGCGATAATAGCAAGTTGCTGCTAATTTGCGGGGCAACTTCTCGCACGGCGGGAGCCATAGTTGCGATCGCTTGAGCATCTGCCAAGAACAGTGAAGGCACATCAGAGCTTAACCCCTCTAGATTATCGCCACCAGCGAACACTGATAGTTGATTTGGCCCCAGAGACTCCAACTTTTCTTGCGTAAATTTTTGCGCCCCTTGCCCAATAGCGATCATTGTAATCACAGAGGCATTGCCAATGATAATACCAAGCATGGTCAACATGCTACGGAGCTTATTTGCAGCCAATGTTTTGACTGCCATTTGTGTACTTTCTAGTAAATTCATAATAATTCGTAATTCGTAGTTCTGAGTCGATAATTACAACTAGGGAAATATTGTTGAATGATCGAAAAATATCAGTACCAATTGAAGATTCGGCTATTCTAAAATCCAATTTTATCTACACCTTCAATTTTTTCTGTACTGGGGGGAGACATTAACACGCGATCGCCTTTCTGAAGTCCTGCCAAAACTTGCACTTGATCACCACTAGTAGCACTTACTTTCACTGGTTGGAAACTGGCAGCATTTTGACTATCAATAACATATACCCCGGTTTGACCATTGGGCTGAGTTGTTACAGCCGCCAGAGGAATTACTAGAGCATTCTTAATAGTCTGACTGTGGAATGTCAGGCGTACATTCATTCCTGATTTCAACTTGTCTTGCCCATTCGATAAAACTACCTTAACTCGAAAAAAAGTGATATTGTTTTCCTGCACTGCTCTTGGTGCAA contains:
- a CDS encoding SagB/ThcOx family dehydrogenase produces the protein MYTANEPLELALLYHLNSPVPKSSVKRVPATELRYMPEAPFLELPKAPHDNLLSKLLERRSSVRSFDKSVMPMITLAQLLDAGCGLNGLRQTDGYTYEARNSPSAGGLYPIEIFVSTQAVEGLADGLYHYEPRGHGLHRVNDAVPTDFVESLLQQDYIVNANALFLFTSVFMRSMCKYGARGYRFALLETGHQAENICLMAVQLGLDSLCIGGFYDMSLNAMLGIDGKRHAALYCVAVGTAKK
- a CDS encoding ABC transporter permease, with product MNLLESTQMAVKTLAANKLRSMLTMLGIIIGNASVITMIAIGQGAQKFTQEKLESLGPNQLSVFAGGDNLEGLSSDVPSLFLADAQAIATMAPAVREVAPQISSNLLLSRQGRISKVNVTGTTPGILYVRNLQVHQGRFFDPIELNQNSQVVILGPVVARKLFGNENPIGQLLQMNNLSFQVIGIMQAKGAFMGDNPDDIAYVPISTMADQLVGRRSPNGIPIDYLELSAKNQDSIRAAAFQTINILTRRRGRKDFTVAANKSVQDLINQVTINLSLVLAAIAGISLFVGGIGIMNIMLVSVTERTQEIGLRKAIGATEKAILTQFLIEAIILSVAGGLVGTGIGVSGALIVAMFSPLQPSVPIGAIFLTASVSGSIGLIFGVAPARKAARLDPIAALRGI